In Solenopsis invicta isolate M01_SB chromosome 1, UNIL_Sinv_3.0, whole genome shotgun sequence, one genomic interval encodes:
- the LOC105205108 gene encoding KRAB-A domain-containing protein 2-like: MCSDVLSAQTLAMSDKMECENLSRKSWKLRFLEELLTLERKESHYNVMKRDEYDKLLAETEEAKAAIKKTPLQYRRVKRFDVFEIGGTKKLISKDEPVKYYLPAEEIYDVIESAHIAVGHGGRDRMKKETSRKYANITNEMINIFLSMCETCQQKRSKRKKGLVSKPILHSEMNSRCQVDLIDMQSQADEQFKFIMVYQDHLTKFILLRALQSKRAEEVALQLTDIFLTFGAPCILHSDNGREFVNSVIEELFTYWPELKIVHGKPRHSQSQGSVERANQDIENMLASWLKDNNTTKWSNGLKFVQFMKNRALHFGIKQSPYKAMFGIKPRVGLTISSLPSDMITNIHDENDLQNIIEQMNTEHEETEIVEEVQEDEAEAMLTTISSNISLARKEAKENLEKQAKRMQLISDATHSPVDIGANIIIPIPDVDRGKADLRNLIGIVLERNEDGLYKIGTKDGILNKLYCRSEFDISPQIFLTQEQVPKQEISLRTAARKGAVGTGQGFVCCACTKNCTSKRCFCMKKGNLCNSKCHNSMPCKNK, from the exons ATGTGTTCGGATGTTCTTTCTGCGCAGACATTGGCGATGAGTGACAAAATGGAATGTGAGAATTTGTCTAGAAAAAGCTGGAAATTGCGTTTCCTGGAGGAATTGCTAACTTTAGAAAGGAAGGAAAGTCACTATAATGTGATGAAAAGAGATGAATACGATAAGTTATTAGCGGAGACTGAAGAAGCTAAAGCTGCAATAAAGAAGACGCCTTTGCAATACCGAAGAGTTAAAAGATTTGATGTTTTTGAAATCGGTGGAACGAAAAAGTTGATTTCAAAAGACGAACCAGTCAAGTATTATTTGCCAGCAGAAGAAATATACGACGTCATAGAAAGTGCGCATATAGCTGTAGGACATGGAGGTCGAGACAGAATGAAGAAGGAAACATCGAGGAAATACGCCAATATAACTaatgaaatgataaatatttttttgtcaatgtGCGAAACTTGTCAACAAAAAAGAAGCAAGCGCAAGAAAGGTTTGGTTTCTAAGCCGATCCTTCACTCAGAAATGAATAGCCGTTGTCAAGTAGATTTAATCGACATGCAATCTCAGGCTGatgaacaatttaaatttattatggttTACCAAGACCATTTAACGAAATTTATCTTACTGCGAGCGCTCCAGAGCAAAAGAGCTGAAGAAGTTGCTTTGCAACTTACtgatatttttttgacatttggaGCTCCCTGTATTTTACACTCTGATAATGGTAGAGAATTTGTCAATTCTGTCATAGAAGAGTTATTTACATATTGGCCGGAGTTAAAAATTGTTCACGGAAAGCCAAGACATAGCCAAAGTCAGGGTTCAGTTGAAAGAGCCAACCAGGACATAGAAAACATGTTGGCTTCATGGCTGAAAGACAACAATACCACCAAATGGTCGAATGGTCttaaatttgtacaatttatgaaaaatagagCACTTCATTTTGGAATCAAACAATCACCTTATAAAGCAATGTTTGGAATTAAACCAAGAGTTGGACTGACGATATCATCATTGCCATCTGATATGATTACAAATATCCATGATGAAAATGACCTTCAGAACATAATCGAGCAGATGAATACAGAGCACGAGGAAACTGAAATAGTTGAAGAAGTACAAGAAGATGAAGCGGAGGCGATGCTAACTACAATATCGTCAAACATCTCCTTAGCCAGGAAGGAAGCCAAAGAAAATTTGGAGAAACAGGCCAAAAGAATGCAATTGATTTCCGATGCAACTCATTCTCCGGTTGATATAGGAGCTAATATCATTATACCCATTCCAGATGTTGACAGAGGAAAGGCAGACTTACGAAATCTCATAGGTATCGTTCTTGAAAGAAATGAAGATGGATTATACAAAATTGGCACAAAGGACggaattctaaataaattatattgcag atctgAATTTGATATATCTCCTCAAATATTCTTGACTCAAGAACAAGTGCCGAAACAGGAAATTTCCTTGAGAACTGCAGCTAGAAAAGGCGCCGTTGGTACAGGACAAGGCTTTGTCTGCTGTGCTTGCACAAAAAATTGCACTTCAAAGCGTTGCTTTTGTATGAAAAAGGGCAATCTTTGCAACTCTAAATGCCATAACAGTATGCCTTGTAAGAATAAGTAG